The proteins below come from a single Papaver somniferum cultivar HN1 chromosome 11, ASM357369v1, whole genome shotgun sequence genomic window:
- the LOC113324636 gene encoding L10-interacting MYB domain-containing protein-like codes for MGWDPVANTVTASADAWKRYLKKYPGAKSFRKKGLDNYYMLWEIFNNTTASGSMYNASTRSPPDSDTERDLETEFLGKGVHVEPASSGDTSHPSSHTKSNIQRRALELPIDLPQRKATKSSRFDDALVAWTENLKVKDEVTKAKAERKKDKEVTSPICTSTEISSIEDCMDILDNMEGVEDDVYLKAIDKFRNPDYRRILRK; via the exons ATGGGTTGGGATCCAGTTGCAAACACGGTCACTGCAAGTGCTGATGCTTGGAAGCGTTACTTGAAG AAATATCCTGGTGCAAAATCCTTCCGTAAAAAGGGGTTAGACAATTATTATATGCTTTGGGAGATATTTAATAACACAACAGCATCTGGAAGCATGTATAATGCATCAACACGGTCTCCTCCTGACTCAGACACCGAAAGAGACTTGGAAACAGAATTCCTTGGAAAAGGGGTACATGTAGAACCCGCTAGCTCTGGAGACACGAGTCACCCTTCATCACACACAAAATCAAACATACAGAGACGTGCTTTAGAACTTCCTATTGATCTTCCTCAGCGAAAGGCGACTAAATCATCAAGGTTTGATGATGCACTTGTAGCATGGACTGAAAATCTTAAAGTTAAAGATGAAGTAACAAAAGCGAAGGCTGAACGTAAGAAGGATAAGGAAGTAACATCTCCTATTTGTACCAGCACCGAGATATCATCTATTGAAGATTGTATGGATATATTGGACAACATGGAAGGAGTGGAAGATGATGTATATCTCAAAGCCATTGACAAGTTCAGAAACCCCGACTATAGGAGAATTTTAAGAAAATGA